Proteins co-encoded in one Aethina tumida isolate Nest 87 chromosome 7, icAetTumi1.1, whole genome shotgun sequence genomic window:
- the LOC109604232 gene encoding uncharacterized protein LOC109604232, with the protein MSTKKPRKSKREDAGDEGEEEERKNYHEFCVPKDFEFSTEKPECFSRLDVLSKPKRHSLMITYQTYNYLFPPCKNAKIRTQLQEMFALNPEDAEKYFQEMRRNAEEAALKRKVREMLRLAACKRKKRKLEQKAYRKAKRLIFAGLMYAVYNETQPIHSIRLRHLSNMILEQLCDLLDISVPDRTASDKMAVLLFTVCDWIAEEVERIFFPMRMLNTKMLNKMDWDYREMVMNEPIDFDEPIAASSRIGGPNYQYGEDENELE; encoded by the exons ATGTCCACGAAAAAGCCCAGAAAATCGAAGAGGGAAGATGCGGGCGACGAAGGCGAGGAGGAAGAAAGAAAGAACTATCACGAGTTTTGTGTACCGAAGGATTTCGAGTTCAGCACCGAAAAACCGGAATGCTTCTCCAGGTTGGACGTTCTATCCAAACCTAAACGTCATTCGCTAATGATAACGTACCAGACCTACAACTATTTGTTTCCGCCTTGTAAAAACGCAAAAATCCGAACCCAGTTACAGGAAATGTTCGCCTTAAATCCGGA AGATGCGgagaaatattttcaagaaatGAGGAGGAACGCCGAAGAGGCGGCACTGAAGCGTAAGGTGCGCGAGATGCTGCGGCTGGCTGCCTGCAAACGCAAAAAGAGGAAACTGGAACAGAAGGCTTACAGAAAAGCGAAGAGATTGATATTCGCGGGTCTGATGTACGCGGTTTACAATGAAACGCAGCCCATACATTCCATACGTTTGCGCCACTTGTCCAACATGATCCTGGAGCAGCTTTGCGATCTCCTGGACATCTCAGTGCCGGATAGAACAGCTTCTG ATAAAATGGCTGTGTTGTTGTTCACTGTTTGCGACTGGATTGCGGAAGAGGTGGAACGAATATTCTTCCCCATGAGGATGCTGAACACGAAGATGTTGAACAAAATGGACTGGGATTACAGAGAGATGGTTATGAATGAGCCAATTGATTTTGATGAACCGATAGCCGCATCTTCAAGAATTGGTGGTCCTAACTATCAATACGGAGAGGATGAGAATGAACTCGAATag
- the LOC109599015 gene encoding serine/arginine repetitive matrix protein 2 isoform X1 has protein sequence MELNSKTDEKPALENVNEECDKKIVESMSQAGENIKNNNGNTNSKSEQISEIEGNSSSVTQTKQNSDRNVCEKDETNTKQNNEIKSDDLINKRDSNKFDSSKVETNQKNNTNTSDNKTTSEQSINSILKVENSNDPDIISEAKEIDGEKDVEYDVPDDFFDDFLKQDFMEGLDIVDDDDVSENEKNRLVTESKEQSKETKTTPKKTETKSKERDKSSKSNSEEKRRDPEKTKRDIQNYKMKCMKDQQRKLLTERLDSGLVPPGMEMEVDSDVNISLKEDKKEQSKSDTEDPPSKRRKVRQSPVRKHSPIRNPSPMHKRNPLRKTSPLRKVSPLRKTSPLRKRYFSPTRLRGNVRPSPDRRMSPLRRRVSPMRRDSSHYTNKSPDELKRGRSSQSGRRSHERRKSHSRSPRRRSRSSDRRGYRDRRSRRSRSRSPKRRKTKYGEKSFLEEIAEKLNETRPMMPMAPMYQGGVQAPIPAPVMYPVVQPTYDQQFFIGNTNLPATSHVPGSVNQQVQPMTRMTVLQAPPVIPMTQPYMMEQPVVPPVPNLQTVPTVPQEVQTPKQPEPEQEIDEQEQLAKLFEEKKISLSEYLSRASNTKVQSTSPESLKEKVQVISMCHDAIKFLDNGKKYIGRLSVKPTKEQPPVPVSIKNKSPLLRSSRIRFPFTKPPANVPPGKEFSSSMERLLQCVGLSTRAVALEPVPQEKKEEAAVARKSIDNARNVLPKMVQTDPYRCENCEIRKRKSFNAISVQCGEPVIKMVSVETQVCEEDLMPKKKSLAALTPAQLLGKIQETNTFNPPVRDTQRGPPPRTFQTFNPMPQSSMNPYGCGYRPRYKRM, from the exons atggaattgAATAGCAAAACGGATGAAAAACCGGCTTTAGAAAATGTTAACGAGGAGTGCGATAAAAAGATTGTTGAATCCATGTCACAGGCCGgcgaaaacattaaaaacaataacggCAATACTAATTCAAAAAGTGAGCAAATCAGTGAAATAGAAGGAAACAGCTCATCAGTGACACAAACTAAACAAAACAGTGATAGAAATGTGTGTGAGAAGGATGAGACAAATACTAAacaaaacaatgaaataaaatcagatgatttgattaataaacgcGACAGTAACAAATTTGACAGTTCCAAGGTGGAAactaatcaaaaaaataatactaacaCATCTGACAACAAAACAACATCAGAGCAAAGCATCAATTCCATCTTAAAAGTAGAGAATTCTAATGACCCCGATATTATAAGTGAAGCAAAAGAAATTGATGGTGAAAAAGATGTTGAATATGATGTGCCAGATGATTTCTTTGATGATTTCCTCAAACAGGACTTCATGGAAGGTCTGGATATagttgatgatgatgatgtgtCAGAGAATGAAAAGAATCGATTAGTGACAGAATCAAAGGAGCAAAGCAAAGAGACTAAAACAACACCCAAAAAAACTGAAACTAAATCCAAGGAAAGAGACAAGTCATCAAAATCAAATTCAGAGGAGAAACGTCGTGATCCGGAGAAAACCAAAAGGGACATACAGAACTACAAAATGAAATGCATGAAGGACCAACAGAGAAAGCTCCTGACAGAAAGGTTGGACTCAGGTCTGGTTCCTCCAGGGATGGAAATGGAGGTGGACTCTGATGTGAATATCAGCCTCAAGGAAGACAAAAAGGAACAATCca AATCCGATACGGAAGACCCGCCGTCTAAACGACGGAAAGTCAGACAAAGTCCCGTGCGCAAGCATAGCCCGATACGTAATCCCAGCCCGATGCACAAAAGAAATCCGCTGCGCAAAACCAGCCCGTTGCGTAAGGTTAGTCCGCTGCGCAAGACCAGCCCTCTGCGCAAACGCTATTTCAGCCCGACGCGGCTGCGCGGCAACGTGAGGCCAAGCCCGGACCGTAGAATGTCACCTCTGCGACGACGGGTGTCTCCAATGAGGAGGGACTCGTCCCACTACACGAACAAGTCTCCCGACGAACTGAAAAGGGGGCGATCGTCCCAGTCAGGGCGTAGAAGTCACGAACGCAGGAAGAGCCACTCTAGGTCACCTAGGCGACGGTCACGCAGCAGTGATCGCAGGGGCTACCGCGACCGAAGGAGCCGGCGCAGCAG GTCTCGCAGCCCAAAACGTCGCAAGACGAAGTACGGAGAGAAGTCATTCCTGGAGGAGATAGCCGAGAAGCTGAATGAAACGCGGCCGATGATGCCGATGGCTCCAATGTACCAGGGCGGCGTACAAGCTCCTATTCCCGCCCCTGTTATGTATCCTGTCGTCCAGCCGACGTACGACCAGCAGTTCTTCATCGGCAACACGAATCTTCCTGCTACTTCCCACGTTCCCG GTTCGGTTAATCAGCAAGTACAACCAATGACTAGAATGACTGTGCTCCAAGCTCCGCCAGTCATACCGATGACGCAACCCTATATGATGGAACAACCTGTTGTTCCCCCTGTACCTAATTTGCAGACCGTCCCCACCGTGCCTCAGGAAGTCCAAACGCCCAAACAGCCCGAACCAGAACAAGAAATCGACGAACAAGAGCAGCTTGCAAAA TTGTTTGAAGAGAAGAAAATTTCGTTGTCAGAGTATCTATCTAGGGCGTCCAATACGAAAG TACAATCGACGAGTCCTGAATCTCTTAAGGAAAAAGTTCAAG TGATATCAATGTGCCATGATGCCATAAAATTCCTGGACAACGGCAAGAAGTACATCGGAAGATTGTCAGTAAAACCAACAAAGGAACAACCACCAGTCCCAGTGTCAATCAAGAACAAATCGCCTTTGCTGCGATCCAGCCGCATTCGCTTCCCATTTACTAAGCCGCCTGCAAATGTGCCGCCAGGCAAAGAGTTTTCCTCCAGCATGGAGCGTCTATTGCAATGCGTCGGCCTGTCTACGAGGGCGGTCGCCCTCGAACCGGTACCGCAAGAAAAAAAAGAAGAGGCGGCTGTCGCCAGAAAATCGATCGACAACGCCCGAAACGTGCTACCGAAAATGGTGCAAACCGACCCCTATCGCTGTGAGAACTGTGAAATCAGAAAGCGCAAGAGTTTTAACGCGATCAGTGTGCAATGTGGTGAACCAGTTATAAAAATGGTGTCAGTCGAGACGCAGGTGTGCGAGGAAGATCTGATGCCGAAGAAGAAGTCGCTGGCCGCACTGACGCCCGCCCAACTGCTGGGTAAAATACAGGAGACGAACACTTTCAATCCGCCGGTGAGGGACACGCAGCGGGGGCCGCCGCCCAGGACCTTTCAGACCTTCAATCCGATGCCCCAGTCGTCGATGAATCCATACGGGTGCGGGTACCGACCACGCTACAAGAGGATGTAG
- the LOC109599015 gene encoding serine/arginine repetitive matrix protein 2 isoform X2 → MELNSKTDEKPALENVNEECDKKIVESMSQAGENIKNNNGNTNSKSEQISEIEGNSSSVTQTKQNSDRNVCEKDETNTKQNNEIKSDDLINKRDSNKFDSSKVETNQKNNTNTSDNKTTSEQSINSILKVENSNDPDIISEAKEIDGEKDVEYDVPDDFFDDFLKQDFMEGLDIVDDDDVSENEKNRLVTESKEQSKETKTTPKKTETKSKERDKSSKSNSEEKRRDPEKTKRDIQNYKMKCMKDQQRKLLTERLDSGLVPPGMEMEVDSDVNISLKEDKKEQSKSDTEDPPSKRRKVRQSPVRKHSPIRNPSPMHKRNPLRKTSPLRKVSPLRKTSPLRKRYFSPTRLRGNVRPSPDRRMSPLRRRVSPMRRDSSHYTNKSPDELKRGRSSQSGRRSHERRKSHSRSPRRRSRSSDRRGYRDRRSRRSSPKRRKTKYGEKSFLEEIAEKLNETRPMMPMAPMYQGGVQAPIPAPVMYPVVQPTYDQQFFIGNTNLPATSHVPGSVNQQVQPMTRMTVLQAPPVIPMTQPYMMEQPVVPPVPNLQTVPTVPQEVQTPKQPEPEQEIDEQEQLAKLFEEKKISLSEYLSRASNTKVQSTSPESLKEKVQVISMCHDAIKFLDNGKKYIGRLSVKPTKEQPPVPVSIKNKSPLLRSSRIRFPFTKPPANVPPGKEFSSSMERLLQCVGLSTRAVALEPVPQEKKEEAAVARKSIDNARNVLPKMVQTDPYRCENCEIRKRKSFNAISVQCGEPVIKMVSVETQVCEEDLMPKKKSLAALTPAQLLGKIQETNTFNPPVRDTQRGPPPRTFQTFNPMPQSSMNPYGCGYRPRYKRM, encoded by the exons atggaattgAATAGCAAAACGGATGAAAAACCGGCTTTAGAAAATGTTAACGAGGAGTGCGATAAAAAGATTGTTGAATCCATGTCACAGGCCGgcgaaaacattaaaaacaataacggCAATACTAATTCAAAAAGTGAGCAAATCAGTGAAATAGAAGGAAACAGCTCATCAGTGACACAAACTAAACAAAACAGTGATAGAAATGTGTGTGAGAAGGATGAGACAAATACTAAacaaaacaatgaaataaaatcagatgatttgattaataaacgcGACAGTAACAAATTTGACAGTTCCAAGGTGGAAactaatcaaaaaaataatactaacaCATCTGACAACAAAACAACATCAGAGCAAAGCATCAATTCCATCTTAAAAGTAGAGAATTCTAATGACCCCGATATTATAAGTGAAGCAAAAGAAATTGATGGTGAAAAAGATGTTGAATATGATGTGCCAGATGATTTCTTTGATGATTTCCTCAAACAGGACTTCATGGAAGGTCTGGATATagttgatgatgatgatgtgtCAGAGAATGAAAAGAATCGATTAGTGACAGAATCAAAGGAGCAAAGCAAAGAGACTAAAACAACACCCAAAAAAACTGAAACTAAATCCAAGGAAAGAGACAAGTCATCAAAATCAAATTCAGAGGAGAAACGTCGTGATCCGGAGAAAACCAAAAGGGACATACAGAACTACAAAATGAAATGCATGAAGGACCAACAGAGAAAGCTCCTGACAGAAAGGTTGGACTCAGGTCTGGTTCCTCCAGGGATGGAAATGGAGGTGGACTCTGATGTGAATATCAGCCTCAAGGAAGACAAAAAGGAACAATCca AATCCGATACGGAAGACCCGCCGTCTAAACGACGGAAAGTCAGACAAAGTCCCGTGCGCAAGCATAGCCCGATACGTAATCCCAGCCCGATGCACAAAAGAAATCCGCTGCGCAAAACCAGCCCGTTGCGTAAGGTTAGTCCGCTGCGCAAGACCAGCCCTCTGCGCAAACGCTATTTCAGCCCGACGCGGCTGCGCGGCAACGTGAGGCCAAGCCCGGACCGTAGAATGTCACCTCTGCGACGACGGGTGTCTCCAATGAGGAGGGACTCGTCCCACTACACGAACAAGTCTCCCGACGAACTGAAAAGGGGGCGATCGTCCCAGTCAGGGCGTAGAAGTCACGAACGCAGGAAGAGCCACTCTAGGTCACCTAGGCGACGGTCACGCAGCAGTGATCGCAGGGGCTACCGCGACCGAAGGAGCCGGCGCAGCAG CCCAAAACGTCGCAAGACGAAGTACGGAGAGAAGTCATTCCTGGAGGAGATAGCCGAGAAGCTGAATGAAACGCGGCCGATGATGCCGATGGCTCCAATGTACCAGGGCGGCGTACAAGCTCCTATTCCCGCCCCTGTTATGTATCCTGTCGTCCAGCCGACGTACGACCAGCAGTTCTTCATCGGCAACACGAATCTTCCTGCTACTTCCCACGTTCCCG GTTCGGTTAATCAGCAAGTACAACCAATGACTAGAATGACTGTGCTCCAAGCTCCGCCAGTCATACCGATGACGCAACCCTATATGATGGAACAACCTGTTGTTCCCCCTGTACCTAATTTGCAGACCGTCCCCACCGTGCCTCAGGAAGTCCAAACGCCCAAACAGCCCGAACCAGAACAAGAAATCGACGAACAAGAGCAGCTTGCAAAA TTGTTTGAAGAGAAGAAAATTTCGTTGTCAGAGTATCTATCTAGGGCGTCCAATACGAAAG TACAATCGACGAGTCCTGAATCTCTTAAGGAAAAAGTTCAAG TGATATCAATGTGCCATGATGCCATAAAATTCCTGGACAACGGCAAGAAGTACATCGGAAGATTGTCAGTAAAACCAACAAAGGAACAACCACCAGTCCCAGTGTCAATCAAGAACAAATCGCCTTTGCTGCGATCCAGCCGCATTCGCTTCCCATTTACTAAGCCGCCTGCAAATGTGCCGCCAGGCAAAGAGTTTTCCTCCAGCATGGAGCGTCTATTGCAATGCGTCGGCCTGTCTACGAGGGCGGTCGCCCTCGAACCGGTACCGCAAGAAAAAAAAGAAGAGGCGGCTGTCGCCAGAAAATCGATCGACAACGCCCGAAACGTGCTACCGAAAATGGTGCAAACCGACCCCTATCGCTGTGAGAACTGTGAAATCAGAAAGCGCAAGAGTTTTAACGCGATCAGTGTGCAATGTGGTGAACCAGTTATAAAAATGGTGTCAGTCGAGACGCAGGTGTGCGAGGAAGATCTGATGCCGAAGAAGAAGTCGCTGGCCGCACTGACGCCCGCCCAACTGCTGGGTAAAATACAGGAGACGAACACTTTCAATCCGCCGGTGAGGGACACGCAGCGGGGGCCGCCGCCCAGGACCTTTCAGACCTTCAATCCGATGCCCCAGTCGTCGATGAATCCATACGGGTGCGGGTACCGACCACGCTACAAGAGGATGTAG
- the LOC109599001 gene encoding protein cornichon homolog 4 has translation MLEDSFNLLIQMLNAGIIVFWSIFHIITLSDFECDYLNARECCSRMNLFVRIKLFGHIFPTVIFLITGHTYLCLINLPITVFLIYELLKLPSGNMGLYDPTEIHKREVIHRHMKNSIICGVFYLAMFFIYMYCLIQILLEGDPIRRSEEEEMLS, from the exons ATGCTGGAAGATTCATTTAATCTCCTTATTCAAATGTTAAATGCTGGAATAATAGTATTTTGGTCCATATTCCAC ATAATAACTCTGTCCGATTTTGAATGTGACTACTTGAATGCCCGAGAATGCTGCTCCAGAATGAACTTGTTTGTGAGAATAAAACTGTTTGGGCATATTTTCCCTACTGTGATATTTCTAATAACCGGTCATACTTATTTGTGTCTGATTAACCTGCCTATAACTGTGTTTTTAATCtatgaactattaaaattgcCTAGTGGGAATATGGGACTGTATGATCCCACTGAAATACATAAAAGAGAAGTCATACACAGGCACATGAAAAACAGTATTATATGTGGGGTATTTTATCTAGCAatgttctttatttatatgtattg CTTGATACAAATATTACTAGAAGGTGATCCAATACGAAGAAGTGAAGAGGAAGAAATGCTAAGTTAA
- the LOC109599002 gene encoding microtubule-associated protein RP/EB family member 1, translated as MARVRNVYVTNVNVDFLSRHKLIAWVNKYLETDYKKVEELCSGSAYCRLMDILFPDSVPMNKVKLYTDDKKDYMQNFKILQSCFLKLSVNKTVPIERLISGGFRENHTFLQWFKLFFDLNYNAINQVSTPKSSRVEEVGGRSKAKSARPATSRQANNIQTLHKQISNQEEVIEGLTVERDFYFEKLKSIEDLCRLNEKVPLTKDIFKVLYACKEGFAIYDDVDSYMEEINPCRKNKNASCKL; from the coding sequence atggcAAGGGTAAGAAATGTGTATGTAACAAACGTGAACGTGGACTTCTTGTCCAGGCACAAGCTGATTGCCTGGGTGAACAAATATCTGGAAACAGACTACAAAAAGGTAGAAGAATTATGTTCGGGATCAGCTTACTGCCGACTAATGGACATACTGTTCCCTGATTCAGTCCCCATGAACAAAGTGAAGCTCTACACGGACGACAAGAAAGATTACATGCAGAACTTCAAGATTCTGCAGTCGTGTTTCTTGAAGTTGTCAGTCAATAAAACGGTGCCAATCGAACGACTGATAAGCGGAGGCTTCCGCGAGAACCACACGTTTTTGCAGTGGTTCAAGCTGTTCTTCGATCTGAATTATAACGCAATTAACCAGGTTTCCACACCGAAATCCAGTCGGGTTGAAGAAGTCGGTGGTAGATCTAAAGCAAAGTCTGCACGGCCCGCAACGTCTCGGCAAGCCAACAACATCCAAACATTGCACAAGCAAATTTCTAATCAGGAAGAGGTAATTGAAGGACTGACTGTGGAAAGAGACTTTTACTTTGAGAAACTGAAGTCGATTGAAGATTTGTGTCGTCTTAATGAAAAGGTACCTCTCACAAAGGATATTTTTAAGGTGTTGTACGCCTGCAAAGAAGGATTCGCCATTTACGACGACGTTGATAGTTACATGGAAGAAATAAACCCTTGccgcaaaaataaaaatgcatcttgtaaactgtaa
- the LOC109598990 gene encoding NEDD8 ultimate buster 1-like: MSSAIEKEDYLIQIRDKLRKEGVKLWLSPYFNDVSCTPSTSDIDRLSEDYSKTLNIPLKVCKECVQQLQENAIENLKQKNEYQKSGKATVKIKVTQANSPPRILNKEILLSITTKDFKELISRETNISSDRLKIISRGKVLVDGDSLGAQGVTHGQNLLVISLGDPNEVVQKEQELKLLEDVKNDTKLLALDSGYMEIEDQFGNPIKMPKHEKRALTVAMALNEKGKSALKREDYSKALIFFLEAEQEFKNCNSQILKSVDNYALLNLDIAWCYMCLQSFTHLPEAEERLKRCEEKFHSTYGSNLERLVAIKGSSGNEAALFMRLHLLQAIVLYHQNMRAEALRLLKQAESELEVLKVDENKLMSLVELGYSPAEARLGLRVTRGDVNHAANYINENREKRKEARKKALAEQILDNERKKLGKCEDGTQYVDPNFVKMLVNMGFNREIARRALQKNNNVISDSIQYIQDNPVAGPSESKSQEFLSYLEELIPELVEAGFDPRMARLALQSHQGDIMKAAEELIANNGIVPGDISALNIGTESLEDIKRKQEKKREAYNRLKEDMEMVDDDHLDLTLVREEGFLKQYLSLLERDR, encoded by the exons ATGAGTTCAGCTATCGAAAAAGAGGACTATTTAATCCAAATCAGGGATAAACTACGAAAGGAAGGTGTTAAGTTATGGCTGAGCCCTTATTTTAACGATGTGTCGTGCACCCCCTCGACGTCGGACATCGAC CGCTTATCTGAGGACTATAGCAAAACATTAAACATACCGCTAAAGGTATGCAAGGAATGCGTTCAACAGTTGCAAGAAAAcgctattgaaaatttaaaacagaagAACGAGTATCAAAAATCTGGTAAAGcgactgttaaaataaaagtaacccAAGCCAATAGTCCGCCCAGAATACTCAACAAAGAAATATTGTTGAGCATCACCACCAAGGATTTCAAGGAGTTAATATCCAGAGAAACAAACATTTCTAGTGACCG GCTTAAAATAATCAGCAGGGGAAAAGTGCTTGTGGATGGAGATTCATTGGGAGCACAAGGTGTAACCCATGGCCAAAATTTACTTGTAATTTCTCTGGGTGATCCAAATGAAGTTGTGCAAAAAGAACAAGAACTGAAGCTTCTGGAAGATGTGAAAAATGATACCAAACTCTTAGCTTTGGACAGTGGTTACATGGAG ATTGAGGATCAGTTTGGCAATCCCATCAAAATGCCCAAACATGAGAAAAGAGCACTGACTGTGGCCATGGCCCTAAATGAGAAAGGAAAATCCGCCCTAAAACGCGAGGATTACTCCAAAGCCTTGATTTTCTTCCTTGAAGCCGAGCAAGAATTCAA AAACTGCAACTCCCAAATTTTAAAGTCTGTAGACAATTATGCCCTCCTAAATTTAGACATAGCATGGTGTTACATGTGCTTGCAAAGTTTCACTCATTTGCCTGAGGCTGAGGAAAGACTGAAAAGGTGTGAGGAAAAGTTTCACTCCACTTATGGCAGTAATTTAGAAAGACTTGTTGCTATTAAAGGGTCATCAG GAAATGAAGCTGCATTGTTTATGAGGCTTCACCTTCTCCAGGCAATTGTTTTGTATCATCAGAACATGAGAGCTGAGGCTTTGAGACTGTTGAAACAGGCTGAAAGTGAATTGGAGGTGTTAAAAGTTGATGAGAACAAACTGATGAGTCTTGTAGAGTTAG GGTACTCTCCAGCGGAAGCGAGATTAGGCCTGAGGGTGACGAGAGGTGACGTAAACCATGCTGCCAATTACATAAACGAGAACCGCGAAAAAAGGAAGGAGGCCAGAAAAAAGGCGCTGGCCGAACAGATTTTGGACAACGAACGGAAGAAGTTGGGTAAATGCGAGGACGGTACGCAGTACGTCGATCCGAATTTTGTGAAAATGCTTGTCAATATGGGGTTCAATAGGGAAATTGCCCGGAGGGCGCTGCAAAAGAACAACAACGTCATTTCTGATAGTATCCAATACATCCAGGACAATCCCGTTGCGGGTCCCAGCGAATCAAAGAGTCAGGAGTTTCTGTCCTACCTTGAGGAATTAATTCCTGAA cttGTGGAGGCCGGATTTGATCCTCGAATGGCTCGATTGGCGCTGCAGTCTCACCAGGGCGACATTATGAAGGCGGCAGAAGAACTGATAGCCAACAATGGTATAGTACCAGGTGACATTTCTGCCTTGAACATTGGAACTGAGAGCTTGGAGGATATAAAGAGAAAACAGGAAAAAAAACGGGAGGCTTACAATAGATTAAAGGAAGATATGGAAATGGTCGACGACGATCATTTGGATCTCACTCTGGTGAGGGAGGAAGGTTTTCTCAAGCAATATTTGTCCTTACTTGAGAGAGATCGTTAA